In Deinococcus roseus, the following are encoded in one genomic region:
- a CDS encoding sialidase family protein, translating to MQSQIKQRLFVTFILAASLAQAQDFNGARMVSENTIWGFTRGGVYLSQDRARSWNQVTPAFTEKVQALQGFALDENRAWVTAQLDGKVLLAFTQDAGQNWTQMKMADVGQGAWVKFRDPQNGIGLIGMDAGMSHQAFILLKTSNGGITWQKVNSSQNSYFQMPELQGGTLPDICCFTDAVFLTDKNVLVTGGYTPTEKPYFFRSNNGGKSFSAANSLLPLNATERKSFSRLEIPYAKGDVVLMAGVFSTPEQPSYLVTFLSQDGGKSWVRGEKLNPRSQPQLTQVVFTDAKNGFTWLGGKLYMTSTAGQTWHQIVVPFENAAGFKQISFADPKNGMALLDTALWITSDGGASWQEIKR from the coding sequence ATGCAGAGTCAAATCAAGCAGAGGCTTTTTGTGACCTTTATTCTGGCCGCTTCACTGGCCCAGGCCCAGGACTTCAACGGTGCCCGCATGGTCTCTGAAAACACCATCTGGGGATTCACGCGGGGCGGGGTGTACCTCTCGCAGGACCGGGCCCGCAGCTGGAATCAGGTGACACCAGCGTTCACAGAGAAAGTGCAGGCCCTGCAGGGTTTCGCACTGGACGAGAACCGGGCCTGGGTGACGGCGCAACTGGATGGCAAGGTTTTGCTGGCCTTCACCCAGGATGCCGGACAGAACTGGACCCAGATGAAGATGGCCGATGTGGGGCAGGGGGCCTGGGTGAAATTCCGGGATCCTCAAAACGGCATCGGGCTGATTGGGATGGATGCAGGCATGAGCCACCAGGCGTTCATTCTGCTGAAGACCAGCAATGGTGGCATCACCTGGCAAAAGGTCAACAGCAGCCAGAACAGCTATTTCCAGATGCCAGAACTGCAAGGCGGCACCCTCCCAGACATCTGCTGTTTCACAGATGCAGTGTTTCTGACCGACAAAAACGTGCTGGTGACGGGCGGATACACCCCCACAGAGAAGCCCTATTTCTTCAGGAGCAACAACGGAGGCAAGTCTTTTTCTGCGGCAAATTCCCTGTTGCCTTTGAATGCCACCGAGCGAAAAAGCTTCTCCCGTCTGGAAATCCCGTATGCTAAAGGGGATGTGGTGCTGATGGCAGGTGTGTTCAGCACCCCCGAACAGCCCAGTTATCTGGTCACCTTCCTGTCGCAGGATGGCGGAAAGAGCTGGGTCAGAGGAGAAAAACTCAACCCCAGATCTCAACCCCAACTGACACAGGTGGTCTTCACAGACGCCAAAAACGGATTCACCTGGCTGGGAGGCAAGCTTTACATGACCTCCACCGCCGGACAGACCTGGCACCAGATCGTGGTGCCCTTTGAAAATGCTGCAGGGTTCAAACAGATCTCCTTCGCAGACCCCAAAAACGGCATGGCCCTGCTGGACACCGCTCTGTGGATCACATCGGACGGTGGGGCGTCATGGCAGGAAATCAAGAGGTGA
- the rpmA gene encoding 50S ribosomal protein L27, whose translation MAHKKGVGSSKNGRDSNPKYLGVKKFGGEVVLAGNILVRQRGTKFQAGSGVGMGRDHTLFALLDGVVTFADKGTKGRFISVQAQVAAAD comes from the coding sequence ATGGCACACAAAAAAGGTGTAGGTTCCTCTAAAAACGGTCGTGACAGCAACCCCAAATACCTCGGCGTCAAGAAGTTTGGCGGCGAAGTGGTGCTGGCTGGCAACATCCTGGTCCGTCAACGCGGAACCAAGTTCCAGGCCGGAAGCGGCGTGGGCATGGGCCGCGACCACACCCTGTTCGCTCTGCTGGACGGCGTGGTGACCTTTGCTGACAAAGGCACCAAAGGCCGCTTCATCAGCGTGCAGGCCCAGGTCGCCGCAGCAGATTGA
- the yqeK gene encoding bis(5'-nucleosyl)-tetraphosphatase (symmetrical) YqeK, which produces MMIPPHLEVWARRVQLMVKPRRFEHVLRVAELACQMARANGFDEALAYEAGLLHDIARDVSSMDLLKLAPPECPIDAAHPLALHGRAGRALLEYWGYTNEEVLWAVEEHTTGPSPDRPISKVVYIADVSEPGRNVNHHIREMAFHDLQGALDLAIGSKVRYLQGRGIQVHPRTMQVFNSLNIS; this is translated from the coding sequence ATGATGATCCCTCCACACCTTGAAGTCTGGGCCAGACGCGTACAACTGATGGTGAAACCCCGCAGGTTCGAGCATGTGTTGCGGGTGGCTGAACTCGCCTGCCAGATGGCCCGTGCCAATGGTTTCGATGAAGCCCTGGCTTACGAAGCGGGTTTGTTGCACGACATTGCCCGCGATGTCAGCAGCATGGATTTGCTCAAACTGGCTCCGCCTGAGTGCCCCATTGACGCAGCCCATCCGCTGGCCTTGCATGGTCGGGCAGGAAGGGCGCTGCTGGAGTACTGGGGGTACACCAACGAGGAGGTGTTGTGGGCTGTGGAGGAACACACCACCGGGCCCAGTCCGGACCGCCCCATCAGCAAGGTGGTGTACATTGCAGATGTCAGTGAGCCTGGGCGCAACGTGAACCACCACATCCGTGAGATGGCTTTCCACGATTTGCAGGGTGCGCTGGATCTGGCCATTGGCAGCAAGGTGCGTTATTTGCAGGGTCGGGGCATTCAGGTGCATCCTCGAACCATGCAGGTGTTCAACAGTCTCAACATTTCATGA
- a CDS encoding LCP family protein — protein MTRWNQQRRIWRTVQLTSLMLAASGLLGFALMSAQGITGKRAGLVTASGQAPSFTVLLAGLEASYCAWATPTAPARKCTPEEAVDRNKVIDGMHTDTIMLATFKGTNVQILNIPRDTQAEGTYRKVNSSFKIGGPEQLLGDVETLIGQRIDYYAIVRLDFVADVIDRLNGLDVIAPADVAFDDRAADLHLHLTAGPHHLEGKDAVAFLRMRKAPGWGDDYGRIDRQKLAIAQLLDKLRSSQGLSALPGILTQFNTGVITNADPALIDAMVPFLKSYRLQMATLPTNEIPGSSNLAVDRETLEAMNAPAVPETQNALPESPVRIVDGSGTNLGQKLSRYLSEQGYQISRVDEQTASSEQSSVATRNQVGDAEQVSTRLNLPRIQTLRLPVEYGEVVVFLGQDANDKYAALAALPESP, from the coding sequence ATGACCCGCTGGAACCAGCAGCGGCGCATCTGGCGCACGGTGCAACTGACCAGCCTGATGCTGGCGGCCAGTGGCCTGCTGGGTTTCGCCCTGATGAGCGCCCAGGGCATCACCGGAAAGCGGGCAGGTCTGGTGACGGCCAGTGGGCAAGCGCCCAGTTTCACCGTTCTGCTGGCCGGTCTGGAGGCCTCTTACTGCGCCTGGGCCACCCCCACGGCTCCGGCCCGCAAGTGCACCCCGGAAGAAGCCGTGGACCGCAACAAGGTGATTGATGGCATGCACACCGACACCATCATGCTGGCCACCTTCAAGGGAACCAATGTGCAGATCCTCAACATTCCCCGTGACACCCAGGCGGAGGGAACCTACCGCAAGGTCAATTCCTCCTTCAAAATTGGGGGTCCTGAGCAGCTGCTGGGCGATGTGGAAACCCTGATCGGGCAGCGCATCGATTACTACGCCATTGTCCGTCTGGACTTCGTGGCCGATGTGATTGACCGGCTGAATGGCCTGGACGTGATCGCTCCTGCAGACGTGGCTTTCGATGACCGGGCTGCAGATTTGCACCTGCACCTGACCGCTGGCCCCCACCACCTTGAAGGCAAAGACGCTGTGGCTTTTCTGCGCATGCGCAAGGCTCCGGGCTGGGGGGACGATTATGGCCGCATTGACCGCCAGAAACTTGCCATTGCCCAGCTGCTGGACAAGTTGCGCAGTTCGCAGGGGCTTTCTGCTCTTCCTGGCATCCTCACCCAGTTCAACACTGGGGTGATCACCAATGCTGACCCTGCCCTGATTGATGCGATGGTGCCTTTCCTGAAGAGCTACCGTCTGCAGATGGCCACCCTGCCCACCAATGAAATTCCTGGGTCCAGCAACCTTGCGGTGGACCGCGAAACCCTGGAAGCCATGAATGCCCCCGCAGTGCCCGAAACCCAGAATGCCCTGCCCGAATCGCCTGTCCGCATTGTGGATGGCAGCGGAACGAACCTGGGCCAGAAACTCTCCCGTTACCTCTCAGAGCAGGGGTATCAAATTTCACGGGTGGATGAACAGACGGCCAGCTCCGAACAGAGCTCCGTGGCCACCCGCAACCAGGTGGGCGATGCCGAACAGGTGTCCACCCGCCTCAACCTGCCCAGAATCCAGACCCTGCGCCTGCCTGTGGAATACGGCGAAGTGGTGGTCTTTCTGGGCCAGGATGCCAACGACAAGTATGCAGCCCTGGCTGCCCTCCCCGAATCCCCATAA
- the obgE gene encoding GTPase ObgE encodes MAFRDVLEIEVIAGNGGDGSMSFHRAKYMPKGGPDGGHGGKGGSVFLKAVNNVSSLDTLIGKRKYKASNGWYGEGRLRNGKDGEDFVIEVPVGTTAFDVETGRVLADLTEVGQVKLVAKGGSGGRGNSVFVTPTRQAPRFAELGTKGENRKIRLELRLIADVGLVGYPNAGKSSLLSRLSRANPEIADYPFTTLSPILGVVTRQDQEDQRFTLADIPGIIEGASEGKGLGLEFLRHISRTRLLVYVLAGDQDPVGNLDSLQSELRSYDPSLLDAAACIVLNKIDLLEEDEQEMIEEELQEFGLPILKISALEEIGLDRLKETLFDLLPSRELWRETHALEEEPEVVRIEPLRIERHEDIIPGDDQYDQEIEIVWEVLGGGFAERLSRFSRYLDDAAEYLQAYFKREGLFNALKRAGAKQGDTVEIGIMKFEYFEDDN; translated from the coding sequence GTGGCTTTTCGGGATGTTCTCGAAATTGAAGTGATTGCAGGCAACGGTGGCGACGGCTCCATGAGCTTCCACCGGGCCAAATACATGCCCAAAGGTGGCCCCGATGGCGGCCACGGCGGCAAGGGCGGCAGTGTGTTCCTGAAAGCTGTGAACAACGTCAGCAGCCTGGACACCTTGATCGGCAAACGCAAATACAAGGCCAGCAATGGCTGGTACGGCGAAGGTCGCCTCAGGAACGGCAAAGATGGCGAAGACTTCGTCATTGAAGTTCCCGTGGGCACCACGGCTTTCGATGTGGAAACGGGCCGGGTGCTGGCAGACCTCACCGAGGTCGGACAGGTCAAACTGGTGGCCAAAGGTGGATCCGGTGGACGCGGCAACAGTGTGTTCGTGACCCCCACCCGCCAGGCCCCCCGCTTTGCAGAGCTGGGCACCAAAGGCGAAAACCGCAAGATCCGCCTGGAACTGCGCCTGATCGCCGATGTGGGACTGGTGGGCTACCCCAACGCCGGGAAATCCAGCCTGCTCTCCAGGCTGTCCCGCGCCAATCCAGAAATCGCAGATTACCCTTTCACCACCCTCAGCCCCATTCTGGGCGTGGTGACCCGCCAGGACCAGGAAGACCAGCGCTTCACCCTGGCAGACATCCCCGGCATCATTGAGGGGGCCTCTGAAGGGAAAGGACTGGGCCTGGAATTCCTGCGCCACATCAGCCGCACGCGCCTGCTGGTGTACGTGCTGGCCGGAGACCAGGACCCGGTGGGCAACCTGGACAGCCTGCAGAGTGAACTGCGCAGCTACGATCCCAGTTTGCTGGACGCTGCTGCCTGCATCGTGTTGAACAAGATTGACCTGCTGGAAGAAGACGAGCAGGAGATGATCGAGGAAGAACTGCAGGAGTTTGGCCTCCCCATCCTGAAAATCAGTGCGCTGGAAGAAATCGGACTGGACCGCCTCAAAGAAACCCTCTTTGACCTGCTGCCCTCCCGCGAACTGTGGCGCGAAACCCACGCCCTGGAAGAAGAACCCGAAGTGGTGCGCATCGAACCGCTCAGGATCGAACGCCACGAGGACATCATCCCCGGAGACGACCAGTACGACCAGGAAATCGAAATCGTCTGGGAGGTGCTGGGAGGGGGCTTTGCAGAACGCCTGTCCCGCTTTTCCCGTTACCTCGACGATGCAGCCGAGTACCTGCAGGCCTACTTCAAACGGGAAGGCCTCTTCAATGCCCTCAAGCGCGCTGGAGCCAAACAGGGCGACACCGTGGAAATTGGCATCATGAAGTTTGAGTACTTTGAGGACGACAACTGA
- the rplU gene encoding 50S ribosomal protein L21, translating to MFAIVQSGGKQYRVSEGDVIRVERVKADAGATVELPVLLLQGENTLVGEGVQGKLVKAEVVAHGLSKKIYVRKYKSGIQYRRRNGHRQQFTTLKITALG from the coding sequence ATGTTTGCAATTGTCCAAAGCGGCGGCAAGCAGTACCGCGTGAGTGAAGGGGATGTGATCCGCGTTGAGCGCGTGAAAGCAGACGCCGGCGCCACCGTTGAACTGCCTGTGCTGCTCCTGCAAGGCGAAAACACCCTGGTGGGTGAAGGCGTTCAAGGCAAGCTCGTGAAGGCTGAAGTGGTCGCTCACGGTCTGAGCAAGAAAATCTATGTCCGCAAGTACAAGAGCGGCATTCAATACCGTCGCCGTAACGGTCACCGTCAGCAGTTCACCACGCTGAAAATCACGGCGCTCGGGTAA
- the rsfS gene encoding ribosome silencing factor, translating into MQDNALIKLIVDAAQDKRAEDVVVLDLQDVSSTLDYFIICTASAGLQINAVQNSIREATKEHGIQAVGIEGPSDRWILINFGTVIVHVMTKEARDYYDLEGLWSDARHVAV; encoded by the coding sequence ATGCAAGACAATGCCCTGATCAAACTGATTGTGGATGCCGCCCAAGACAAACGTGCCGAAGATGTGGTGGTGCTGGATTTGCAGGATGTCAGCAGCACCCTGGATTACTTCATCATCTGCACTGCCAGTGCTGGACTGCAGATCAACGCTGTGCAAAACAGCATCCGTGAAGCCACCAAGGAACACGGCATTCAGGCGGTGGGCATTGAAGGCCCCAGTGACCGCTGGATCCTGATCAACTTTGGCACCGTGATCGTGCACGTCATGACGAAAGAGGCTCGTGATTATTATGACCTGGAAGGTCTTTGGTCTGATGCCCGGCACGTTGCAGTTTAG